A region from the Lolium perenne isolate Kyuss_39 chromosome 4, Kyuss_2.0, whole genome shotgun sequence genome encodes:
- the LOC127297178 gene encoding uncharacterized protein, producing the protein MSMSEGSSSKGEGEFYLMSCIKDVPTLRGDNYTEWRKKVDFGFVCAEVDWVLETPQPTKPVDPVRDDKDDDEAWDKNKRDHAPMEIAYTLKNKKWQTANKKCMAFIKNTIENAIMGSIAECASIREYLETIKSQFTGSSKTYATQLLKQLVTEKYTGGGHGIRKHILRMSNLAAKLKPRDDDLELKPALLVHLVMASLPSQFDNFVVNYNMNPEKWDIEMTIAMCVQEEDRLKAQNGGSINYVKDNKKRTFTQSNKGSPSKPYAKGSMPHHQKF; encoded by the coding sequence GAGAGTTCTATTTGATGAgctgcatcaaggatgttcccACCCTAAGAGGGGATAACTACACAGAGTGGAGGAAGAAGGTGGATTTCGGCTTCGTATGTGCTGAGGTGGACTGGGTGCTTGAAACACCGCAACCCACAAAGCCTGTTGACCCCGTCAGAGATGACAAGGATGATGATGAGGCATGGGACAAAAATAAAAGAGACCATGCTCCTATGGAGATAGCCTACACCTTAAAGAACAAAAAGTGGCAGACTGCCAATAAAAAGTGCATGGCATTTATAAAGAACACAATTGAGAACGCCATCATGGGCTCAATTGCAGAGTGTGCTTCCATTAGGGAGTACTTGGAAACGATAAAGAGCCAGTTCACTGGTTCTTCAAAGACATATGCAACCCAGTTGCTGAAGCAGCTGGTTACAGAAAAGTACACTGGAGGTGGGCATGGCATCAGGAAGCACATCCTCAGGATGAGCAACCTGGCTGCAAAGCTGAAGCCCAGGGATGATGACCTAGAGCTGAAGCCTGCACTTCTGGTTCACTTGGTCATGGCTTCACTGCCATCACAGTTTGACAACTTTGTTGTCAATTACAACATGAACCCTGAAAAATGGGACATTGAAATGACCATTGCTATGTGTGTGCAAGAGGAGGATAGGCTCAAGGCACAAAATGGAGGTTCTATAAATTATGTGAAGGACAACAAGAAAAGAACCTTCACACAAAGCAACAAGGGCTCTCCTTCAAAGCCATATGCAAAAGGTTCAATGCCGCATCATCAGAAGTTCTAG